A single Eremothecium sinecaudum strain ATCC 58844 chromosome VIII, complete sequence DNA region contains:
- the MTC3 gene encoding Mtc3p (Syntenic homolog of Ashbya gossypii AFR240C; Syntenic homolog of Saccharomyces cerevisiae YGL226W (MTC3)), with amino-acid sequence MSIRCRLDTVSRLLSTKRFLATVSYQPPDFTNLNVASWNRMKQPIRDEISEYLAWKMEDSWHNVTKEEMKAAYFISFGKWGPRAASGSKDAQMQMSTPEIIVRGLSSMILFTAVIVAIMNYKQDKDLNAKLEGLRELK; translated from the coding sequence ATGAGTATAAGGTGTAGATTAGATACTGTATCACGTTTATTGTCTACTAAGAGGTTTCTGGCCACAGTATCATATCAGCCTCCAGACTTTACAAATTTGAATGTAGCATCATGGAACAGGATGAAGCAACCAATACGCGACGAGATTTCAGAATACTTAGCTTGGAAAATGGAGGACTCATGGCATAATGTAACTAAAGAAGAGATGAAAGCCGCGTATTTTATTTCCTTTGGAAAATGGGGTCCTCGTGCAGCTTCGGGTTCAAAAGATGCTCAGATGCAGATGTCCACGCCCGAGATTATTGTCCGTGGATTGTCAAGTATGATATTATTCACAGCAGTGATAGTGGCAATAATGAACTATAAACAGGATAAAGACCTCAATGCTAAGCTTGAGGGATTACGGGAATTGAAATAA
- the MXR1 gene encoding peptide-methionine-S-sulfoxide reductase (Syntenic homolog of Ashbya gossypii AFR239W; Syntenic homolog of Saccharomyces cerevisiae YER042W (MXR1)) → MTVKFMLNSSVSKTIKYNPQTDKLLTVAAGCFWGTEHIYRKHLGNRLTDCKVGYSNGIVNSKDGGSITYEKVCAGNTNFAEVLQISYNPQIITLKELVDFFFRMHDPTTANSQGPDVGTQYRSALFAHSESDLQELLKLKAEWQAKWHNSIITEVAMTESFYDAETYHQLYLNKNPVGYQCPSHYLRNI, encoded by the coding sequence ATGACTGTCAAATTCATGCTAAATTCGTCGGTTTCAAAAACTATTAAGTATAATCCGCAGACGGACAAGCTATTAACTGTAGCCGCAGGATGCTTCTGGGGTACGGAACATATTTATAGAAAGCATCTAGGGAACAGGTTAACGGATTGTAAAGTTGGATATTCCAATGGAATTGTTAACTCTAAGGATGGAGGGTCTATAACCTATGAAAAGGTTTGTGCTGGGAACACTAACTTCGCTGAAGTATTACAAATATCTTACAACCCACAAATAATAACGCTTAAGGAACTCGTGGACTTTTTTTTCAGAATGCATGATCCAACCACGGCTAATTCCCAGGGTCCAGACGTGGGTACCCAGTACCGAAGTGCTCTTTTCGCGCACTCAGAAAGTGATTTACAGGAGCTTTTAAAGCTCAAAGCCGAATGGCAAGCTAAATGGCACAACAGCATTATTACTGAGGTTGCTATGACAGAAAGCTTCTACGATGCAGAAACTTACCATCAACTATACCTTAATAAAAATCCAGTCGGTTACCAATGTCCTTCGCACTACCTAAGGAATATCTAG